A part of Paraburkholderia largidicola genomic DNA contains:
- the treZ gene encoding malto-oligosyltrehalose trehalohydrolase has translation MHERPIDPHAHHHAHCLPFGAQLLGAASANPRTRFRLWAPSCAKVQVVVENGDGSGTHDMSATGNGWFETEIGCGAGTLYRYKLDGALLIPDPASRFQPQDVHGPSEVIDPRAYTWEHTGWCGRPWEETVLYELHVGALGGYGGVMKRLPAIAELGVTAIELMPLNDFSGTRNWGYDGVLPYAPDSAYGRPDDLKALIDAAHAHGLAVFLDVVYNHFGPDGNYLHQYAKPFFREGTHTPWGPAIDFERGEVCEYFCDNALYWLNEYRFDGLRLDAVHAIDNDDWLRRFADHVRAHVQHGRHVHLVLENERNTANLLDRHFTAQWNDDAHNTLHVLLTGEHEGYYAAYADQPIQRLARILGSGFGYQGDPSPIHDGKPRGEPSGHLPPTSFVAFLQNHDQIGNRAMGERLRTLCSDDALRAATGLLLLSPQIPLLFMDEEYGSKQPFLFFTDYTGDLANAVREGRRKEFARFSAFADEKRRALIPDPNDPQTLVMSSPPAERHGDTPDAKDALDWMHFYKSALAVRAKLIAPRLRHAKALGATVLKTAGDQDANALTARWKLDDGETLSIVLNLGNEAVSLDERPGGKVIFETPPRVRDRIDAGELPPNAFVAWMTGDVSGYAVGHDARKHVQT, from the coding sequence ATGCATGAACGTCCGATCGACCCTCACGCGCATCATCACGCGCACTGCCTGCCGTTCGGCGCGCAGCTGCTCGGCGCGGCGAGCGCGAACCCGCGCACGCGCTTCAGGCTGTGGGCGCCGTCGTGCGCGAAGGTGCAGGTCGTCGTCGAAAACGGCGACGGGTCCGGCACGCACGACATGAGCGCGACGGGCAACGGCTGGTTCGAGACGGAAATCGGTTGCGGCGCGGGTACGCTGTATCGCTACAAGCTCGACGGCGCGCTGCTGATTCCCGACCCCGCGTCGCGCTTTCAGCCGCAGGACGTGCACGGCCCGAGCGAAGTCATCGATCCGCGCGCCTACACCTGGGAGCACACGGGCTGGTGCGGCCGGCCGTGGGAAGAGACGGTGCTGTACGAGTTGCATGTCGGCGCGCTGGGCGGCTACGGCGGCGTGATGAAGCGCCTGCCCGCCATCGCTGAGTTGGGCGTTACCGCAATCGAACTGATGCCGCTCAACGATTTCTCCGGCACGCGCAACTGGGGCTACGACGGCGTGCTGCCCTATGCGCCCGATTCCGCATACGGGCGTCCCGACGACCTGAAAGCGCTGATCGACGCCGCGCACGCGCACGGCCTCGCGGTATTCCTCGACGTGGTCTACAACCACTTCGGTCCGGACGGCAATTATCTGCATCAGTATGCGAAGCCGTTTTTCCGCGAAGGCACGCACACCCCGTGGGGGCCCGCAATCGACTTCGAGCGTGGCGAAGTCTGCGAGTACTTCTGCGACAACGCGCTCTACTGGCTCAATGAATATCGCTTTGACGGATTGCGCCTCGACGCCGTACACGCCATCGACAACGACGACTGGCTGCGCCGTTTCGCCGATCACGTGCGCGCGCATGTGCAGCACGGACGTCACGTGCATCTGGTGCTGGAAAACGAGCGCAATACGGCGAATCTGCTCGACAGGCATTTCACCGCGCAATGGAACGACGACGCGCACAACACGCTGCATGTGCTGCTGACAGGTGAACACGAAGGCTACTACGCGGCGTACGCCGACCAGCCGATCCAGCGGCTCGCGCGGATACTCGGCAGCGGCTTCGGCTATCAGGGCGATCCTTCGCCGATCCACGACGGCAAGCCGCGCGGCGAGCCCAGCGGCCATCTGCCGCCCACGTCGTTTGTCGCGTTTTTGCAGAACCACGATCAGATCGGCAATCGTGCGATGGGCGAGCGTCTGCGCACGCTGTGCTCCGATGACGCGCTGCGCGCCGCCACGGGCCTGTTGCTGCTGTCGCCGCAGATTCCGCTGCTGTTCATGGACGAGGAATATGGCTCGAAACAGCCGTTCCTGTTCTTCACCGATTACACCGGCGATCTGGCCAACGCCGTGCGCGAAGGACGCCGCAAGGAGTTCGCGCGTTTCTCCGCATTCGCCGACGAGAAGCGCCGCGCGCTGATTCCCGATCCGAACGATCCGCAGACGCTCGTCATGTCGTCGCCACCCGCCGAACGGCATGGCGACACGCCTGACGCGAAGGACGCGCTCGACTGGATGCATTTCTACAAGTCTGCCCTCGCCGTGCGCGCAAAGCTGATCGCGCCGCGCCTGCGGCATGCGAAGGCGCTCGGCGCAACGGTCCTCAAGACGGCGGGCGATCAGGACGCGAACGCGCTAACCGCGCGCTGGAAACTCGACGACGGCGAGACGCTGTCGATCGTGCTGAATCTCGGCAATGAAGCCGTATCGCTCGACGAACGCCCCGGCGGCAAGGTGATCTTCGAAACGCCGCCGCGCGTGCGCGATCGCATCGACGCAGGCGAGTTGCCACCCAACGCATTCGTCGCCTGGATGACAGGCGACGTCAGCGGATATGCCGTCGGTCACGACGCGCGCAAGCACGTGCAGACCTAA
- the glgX gene encoding glycogen debranching protein GlgX — protein sequence MPHVLPDRLLPGAPYPLGSTWDGLGVNFAVFSANAQRIELCLFEPTGRKELKRYTLPECTDEVWHGYLPHAHPGTVYAFRAHGPYQPQHGHRFNPHKLLLDPYARKLIGQFRWSDALFSYRVHSNRMDLSIDRRDSAPAMPKCVVVDEAFDWSHDTRPNVPWNETVIYETHVRGASMLRKDLRTPERGSFAALASPEFIEHLLKLGVTAVELLPVHAFLNDRFLVERGLRNYWGYNTAAFFAPEPSYLTAHRLDEMRIAVRQLHAAGIEVILDVVYNHTCEGNEMGPTVSWRGLDNASYYRLIPGDERHHINDTGCGNTLNMPHPRVLQMVMDSLRYWSTAFNIDGFRFDLGVTLGREHSGFDPGSGFFDALRQDPILSQRKLISEPWDIGPGGYQLGNHPPGVSEWNDRFRDSVRRFWRGDAGMRPDLAARLTGSADLFNRRFRKPTASINFVTSHDGFTLSDLVAYSQKHNEINGENNNDGHNENYSSNWGVEGPTDEPAISEARERVSRSLAATLFIALGTPMMLAGDEMGRTQRGNNNAYCQDNEISWIDWERAALPHGRKMTMFFARIIALRKQHPLLRENRFLFGDREVLPGLYDVGWFDEHGEALTIEAWQDPEGRAFTLRRAGAGLNGETEVLLMMLNASSAALRFMPPPPHLEWHVLLDTANPEAPPAPLAAPDLEVPAHSMVVLAAQPTGEADWQASWRAGAQYGPRLLTALPPDPGTSMPDTERSG from the coding sequence ATGCCGCACGTACTACCAGACAGACTACTACCGGGCGCCCCGTACCCATTAGGCTCAACCTGGGACGGCTTGGGCGTGAACTTCGCGGTGTTCTCGGCGAACGCGCAACGCATTGAACTCTGCCTCTTCGAACCGACAGGCAGAAAAGAACTGAAGCGTTACACGCTGCCGGAATGCACCGACGAGGTATGGCACGGCTACCTGCCCCACGCCCACCCGGGCACGGTCTACGCGTTCCGGGCCCACGGCCCATACCAACCGCAACACGGGCACCGTTTCAACCCTCACAAACTCCTGCTCGATCCCTACGCCAGAAAGCTCATCGGCCAGTTCCGATGGTCGGACGCCCTGTTCAGCTACCGCGTGCACTCGAACAGAATGGACCTTTCGATCGACCGACGAGACTCGGCGCCAGCCATGCCCAAATGCGTGGTCGTCGACGAAGCCTTCGACTGGTCCCATGACACCCGCCCCAACGTCCCGTGGAATGAAACGGTCATCTACGAAACCCACGTTCGCGGCGCATCGATGCTACGCAAAGACCTGCGCACGCCCGAACGCGGCTCGTTCGCCGCGCTCGCGTCGCCGGAATTCATCGAGCATCTGCTGAAGCTCGGCGTCACCGCCGTCGAACTGCTCCCCGTCCACGCATTCCTCAATGACCGCTTTCTCGTCGAGCGCGGGCTGCGCAACTACTGGGGCTACAACACGGCCGCGTTCTTCGCGCCTGAGCCGTCGTATCTCACCGCGCACCGGCTCGATGAAATGCGCATCGCCGTCCGTCAACTGCACGCGGCAGGAATCGAGGTAATACTCGACGTCGTCTACAACCACACGTGCGAAGGCAACGAGATGGGCCCCACCGTGTCGTGGCGCGGACTCGACAATGCCAGCTATTACCGCCTCATTCCAGGCGACGAACGCCATCACATCAACGACACCGGCTGCGGCAACACGCTCAACATGCCCCATCCGCGCGTGCTGCAAATGGTGATGGATTCGCTGCGCTACTGGTCGACCGCGTTCAATATCGACGGCTTCCGTTTCGATCTCGGTGTCACGCTCGGGCGCGAGCATTCGGGTTTCGATCCCGGCTCGGGCTTCTTCGACGCGCTGCGACAAGATCCCATCCTGTCGCAGCGCAAGCTGATTTCCGAGCCATGGGACATCGGCCCCGGTGGCTATCAGCTCGGCAATCATCCGCCTGGCGTCAGCGAATGGAACGACCGTTTCCGCGATTCCGTGCGCCGTTTCTGGCGCGGCGACGCAGGCATGCGGCCCGATCTCGCCGCGCGGCTGACGGGATCGGCGGATCTGTTCAACCGGCGCTTTCGCAAGCCGACGGCGTCGATCAACTTCGTCACGTCGCACGACGGCTTCACCCTGTCCGATCTCGTCGCTTACTCGCAGAAGCACAACGAGATCAACGGCGAAAACAACAACGACGGCCACAACGAAAATTACAGTTCGAACTGGGGAGTCGAAGGCCCGACCGACGAACCCGCGATCTCCGAGGCGCGCGAACGCGTTTCGCGTTCGCTAGCCGCTACGCTGTTCATCGCGCTCGGCACGCCGATGATGCTCGCCGGCGACGAAATGGGCCGCACCCAGCGCGGCAACAACAACGCGTATTGCCAGGATAACGAAATTTCGTGGATAGATTGGGAACGTGCCGCGCTCCCACACGGGCGCAAAATGACTATGTTCTTCGCGCGCATCATCGCGCTGCGAAAACAGCATCCGCTGCTGCGCGAAAACCGCTTCCTGTTCGGCGACCGTGAAGTGCTGCCAGGTCTCTACGACGTCGGCTGGTTCGACGAGCATGGCGAAGCGCTGACCATCGAAGCCTGGCAGGACCCGGAAGGCCGCGCCTTCACGCTGCGGCGGGCCGGCGCAGGCCTGAATGGAGAAACGGAAGTATTGTTGATGATGTTGAACGCATCGTCGGCGGCGCTGCGCTTCATGCCCCCGCCGCCGCACCTGGAATGGCATGTGCTGCTTGATACGGCGAACCCCGAAGCGCCGCCCGCGCCGCTCGCGGCGCCCGACCTGGAAGTGCCCGCTCACAGCATGGTGGTGCTAGCGGCGCAGCCCACGGGCGAAGCGGACTGGCAGGCAAGCTGGCGCGCGGGCGCGCAGTACGGACCGCGTCTGTTGACCGCATTGCCGCCGGACCCGGGCACATCGATGCCCGACACCGAGCGGTCCGGTTGA